From one Mesoplodon densirostris isolate mMesDen1 chromosome 19, mMesDen1 primary haplotype, whole genome shotgun sequence genomic stretch:
- the SPG7 gene encoding LOW QUALITY PROTEIN: paraplegin (The sequence of the model RefSeq protein was modified relative to this genomic sequence to represent the inferred CDS: inserted 1 base in 1 codon) yields the protein MAAVCLLLRALRLGPGPGPGPGRLRGRYSGWSPGSSAKTGWRWPYVVHRPLMGVVGPGGRVLQSFQLRLLTPTFEGISTLLVKQHLVQNPVGLWKLLGGTYYFNTSRWKQKTKGSDKAKGRSPEDDEEARRRREREDQMYRERLRTLFVIAVVMSLLNALGSSGGSISWSDFVHEMLAKGEVQRVQVVPESDVVEVYLHPGAVVFGRPRLALMYRMQVANIDKFEEKLRAAEDELNIEGKDRIPVSYKRTGFFGNALYALGMTAVGLAILWYVFRLAGMTGREGGFSAFNQLKMARFTIVDGKTGKGVSFKDVAGMHEAKLEVKEFVDYLKSPERFLQLGAKVPKGALLLGPPGCGKTLLAKAVATEAQVPFLAMAGPEFVEVIGGLGAARVRSLFKEARARAPCIVYIDEIDAVGKKRSTTVSGFSNTEEEQTLNQLLVEMDGMGTTDHVIVLAATNRADILDNALLRPGRLDRHVFIDLPTLQERREIFEQHLKSLKLTQASSFYSQRLAELTPGFSGADIANICNEAALHAAREGHTAVHTSSLDYAVERVLAGAAKKSQVLSKEEQKVVALHESGHALVGWLLEHTEAVGKVSIAPRTNAALGFTQILPRDQHLFTREQLFERMCMALGGRASESISFNRVTSGAQDDLRKVTRIAYSMVKQFGMAPSIGPISFPEAQDGIPGIGRRPFSQGLQQMMDHEARLLVAAAYRHTEKVLRDNLDKLQALANALLEKEVINYEDIEALIGPPPHGPKKRIAPQRWSDAQREKQEAGEAEAXRQQPLQGEEPSWPR from the exons ATGGCGGCCGTGTGTCTGCTGCTGCGCGCTCTCCGCCTGGGAccggggccagggccagggccgggGCGGCTGCGGGGCCGCTACTCTGGCTGGAGCCCAGGCAGCTCCGCCAAGACCGGGTGGAGGTGGCCGTATGTTGTCCACAGGCCTCTCATGGGTGTCGTCGGGCCTGGAGGCCGAGTCCTGCAG AGTTTCCAGTTGCGACTGCTGACCCCTACGTTTGAAGGGATCAGCACATTGTTGGTGAAACAGCATCTCGTCCAGAATCCAGTCGGACTCTGGAAACTTCTAG GAGGCACGTACTACTTTAACACCTCAAGGTGGAAGCAGAAGACGAAAGGCAGCGATAAAGCCAAGGGGAGGAGCCCTGAAGATGACGAAG AGGCGCGGCGGCGCCGGGAACGCGAGGACCAGATGTACCGCGAGCGGCTTCGCACGCTCTTTGTCATCGCTGTGGTCATGAGCCTGCTCAACGCGCTTGGCTCCAGCGGCGGCAGCATCTCCTGGAGCGACTTCGTGCACGAGATGCTGGCCAAGGGCGAGGTGCAGCGGGTGCAGGTGGTGCCCGAGAGCGACGTGGTGGAGGTGTACCTGCACCCCGGCGCCGTGGTGTTCGGGCGGCCT CGGCTGGCCTTGATGTACCGAATGCAGGTGGCAAATATCGACAAATTTGAAGAGAAGCTTCGAGCAGCTGAGGATGAGCTGAACATCGAAGGCAAGGACAGGATTCCGGTTTCCTATAAACGGACGGGATTCTTTGGAAA TGCCCTCTATGCCCTGGGGATGACAGCCGTGGGCCTGGCCATCCTGTGGTATGTTTTCCGTCTGGCTGGAATGACAGGACGGGAAGGCGGATTCAGTGCTTTT AATCAGCTTAAAATGGCTCGCTTCACGATTGTGGATGGCAAGACGGGGAAAGGAGTCAGCTTCAAAGATGTGGCAGGAATGCACGAGGCCAAGCTGGAGGTCAAGGAGTTTGTGGATTATCTGAAG AGCCCAGAGCGCTTCCTTCAGCTCGGAGCCAAGGTCCCGAAGGGCGCACTGCTGCTCGGCCCCCCCGGCTGCGGGAAGACACTGCTGGCCAAGGCGGTGGCCACAGAGGCCCAGGTGCCCTTCCTGGCGATGGCTGGCCCGGAGTTCGTAGAGGTCATTGGAG GCCTCGGCGCGGCCCGCGTGCGGAGCCTCTTCAAGGAAGCCCGcgcccgggccccctgcattgtgtACATCGACGAGATCGACGCCGTGGGCAAGAAGCGCTCCACCACCGTGTCCGGCTTCTCCAACACGGAGGAGGAGCAGACGCTCAACCAGCTGCTGGTGGAGATGGACG GAATGGGCACCACCGACCATGTCATTGTCCTTGCGGCCACCAACCGAGCTGACATTTTGGACAACGCTCTGCTGAGGCCAGGCCGACTGGACCGACACGTGTTCATCGACCTTCCCACACTGCAG GAAAGGAGGGAGATCTTTGAGCAGCACCTGAAGAGCCTGAAGCTGACGCAGGCCAGCAGCTTTTACTCCCAGCGGCTGGCGGAGCTGACGCCGGGCTTCAGCG GCGCTGACATCGCCAACATCTGTAACGAGGCCGCACTGCACGCTGCGCGGGAGGGGCACACGGCCGTGCACACGTCCAGCCTGGACTACGCCGTGGAACGCGTCTTGGCCG GGGCCGCCAAGAAGAGCCAGGTGCTTTCCAAGGAAGAGCAGAAGGTGGTCGCGCTGCACGAGTCAGGCCACGCCCTGGTGGGCTGGCTGCTGGAGCACACGGAGGCCGTGGGGAAG GTGTCCATCGCGCCGCGGACCAACGCAGCCCTGGGCTTCACTCAGATTCTCCCAAGAGACCAGCACCTCTTCACCAGGGAGCAGCTGTTTGAGCGGATGTGCATGGCCCTGGGCGGCCGCGCGTCCGAGTCCATCTCCTTCAACAGGGTCACTTCCG GGGCGCAGGACGACCTGAGGAAGGTCACGCGTATCGCCTACTCCATGGTGAAGCAGTTCGGGATGGCGCCCAGCATCGGGCCTATCTCCTTCCCCGAGGCCCAGGATGGCATCCCAGGCATCGGACGGCGTCCCTTCAGCCAGGGCCTCCAGCAGATGATGGACCAT GAAGCGAGGCTGCTGGTGGCCGCGGCCTACAGGCACACCGAGAAGGTGCTTCGGGACAACCTGGACAAGCTGCAGGCG CTGGCGAACGCCCTGCTGGAAAAGGAAGTGATCAACTATGAGGACATCGAGGCCCTCATCGGCCCGCCCCCCCACGGGCCCAAGAAGAGGATTGCGCCGCAGAGGTGGAGCGACGCCCAGAGGGAGAAGCAGGAGGCGGGGGAGGCGGAGG GCCGGCAGCAGCCCCTGCAGGGGGAGGAGCCATCCTGGCCGCGGTAG